The Pogona vitticeps strain Pit_001003342236 chromosome 3, PviZW2.1, whole genome shotgun sequence genome includes a window with the following:
- the LOC144588123 gene encoding uncharacterized protein LOC144588123: MLIAQQHELRMRRLEMEKEEKQERERERQRQFELELQREKMAFELRKLELMNQNNNNNRDSEGGQLSKADLKKFPVYHKGDCPEVFFSLVERAFVDFSVRETEKMTIMRSLISGSLAEVYAEMPEELMKDFAEFKKLVFARHGINAEQLRQRFRSITKKPEQTFTQVGAQLVRLLEKWLSQEGTETFQQLKDLIALEQFYSVLHGELKFQVRERKPKSVAEAAEIADFISQIRKPLGEGKSMGKPKETYSKYSQGPGKSQQGGGAHGEGKPSDMKPRPQILEGKSKQDEKDSKYSRKCYFCQGKGHLISECEKLKQLKGIVPQDSSGTKPKAVFCVQKEQSPLSLREPVAMATQSGTVTSADQAEENGPLVEVKRCLLVRTDSQLFETSGVDVGILDHQYRGLRDTCSQVTLCHPDIIPREYIIPNESMKVAGIEGQVISLPVAEVPVNFQGWRGVWRLAISSTLPAAVLVGNDLAEHVKRVLVITRSQATAGTVQGGTDEPETEAEGSSEAVVETLTTDSRFGQEQKADATLQKCFEQVTDAQLTPETPVRFREKKGILYRETLRNISKGGDGIRSQLVVPEKYRPMILQRGHSDMFAAHLGVNKTQQRITQNFYWPDIGKQIREFCKQCDVCQRQGNSRDRTKAKLCPLPVIDTPFKCIGVDIVGPLPKATKRGNRFILTIVDHATRIH; encoded by the exons atgctcatagcccaacagcatgaactgaggatgagacgattggaaatggaaaaggaagagaaacaggaaagggaaagggagaggcaaagacaatttgaattggaattgcagagagagaaaatggcgtttgagttaagaaaattggaactgatgaatcagaacaataataacaatagggattccgagggaggccaattgtctaaagctgacctgaagaaattccctgtgtaccacaagggagattgtcctgaggtgttcttttccctcgtggaaagagcgtttgtggacttctcagtaagggaaactgagaagatgaccatcatgcgatctttaatcagtggcagccttgcagaagtctatgcagagatgccagaggaactgatgaaagattttgcagagtttaaaaaactggtgtttgcccgacatgggataaatgcggaacagctgaggcaaagattcaggtcaatcaccaagaaaccagagcagacttttacccaagtgggggcccaattggtgaggctgctagagaaatggctatctcaggaggggacagagacctttcagcagctcaaagacttgatagcgctggaacagttctattcagtcctgcatggggaactgaaattccaggtgagggaaaggaaaccgaaatctgtggcagaagcagccgagatcgcagattttatttcccaaataagaaagcccttgggtgaggggaaatcgatggggaaacctaaagaaacctacagcaagtactctcagggaccagggaaaagccagcaagggggaggggcccatggtgaagggaagccctcagacatgaaaccaagacctcagattttggagggaaaatcaaaacaagatgagaaagactcaaaatacagcagaaaatgttatttctgtcagggaaagggccatctaatctcagagtgtgagaaattaaagcagctaaaaggaattgtgcctcaggattcgagtggaaccaagccaaaagctgtgttctgtgtccagaaagagcaaagccccttgtcactgagggagcctgttgccatggctactcaatctggaacagttacatctgctgatcaggctgaggaaaatggtcctcttgtggaggtcaagcgctgcttgctcgtgagaacagattctcagttgtttgaaacatcaggggtggacgtaggaatacttgaccatcagtatcgggggttgagggacacttgttcccaggtgaccctgtgccatccagatattattcctagggaatatataatcccaaatgagagcatgaaggtggcagggattgaggggcaggtgatctcactgccagtagctgaggtacctgtgaactttcaaggctggaggggagtttggcggctagcgatttcatcgactctgccagcagccgtgctcgtgggaaatgacctggctgaacatgtgaaacgggtgctagtgattacacgttcacaagccaccgcggggacagttcaggggggtactgatgagccagagacggaagcagaggggagttcagaagctgtggtggaaaccttaaccacagacagccgatttggccaagagcaaaaggcagacgccactctccaaaagtgttttgaacaggtgactgacgcccagctaacacctgaaaccccagtgagatttcgagagaaaaaggggattttgtatagagagaccctgaggaatatctcaaaagggggagatggcatccgaagtcagctagtggtacctgaaaagtatcgccccatgatcttacaaagggggcactctgacatgtttgctgcacacttaggggtgaacaaaacacagcagagaatcacacagaatttttactggcctgacatagggaagcagatcagggagttctgtaaacaatgtgatgtgtgtcaaaggcaggggaatagccgcgacaggaccaaagcaaagttgtgccctttgcctgtgattgacactccgttcaaatgcataggggtggatattgtgggacctttgcccaaggccacaaagagggggaaccggttcattctcaccattgtggaccatgccacgag GATTCACTAG